The Oceanicaulis sp. nucleotide sequence CGTGGCGGCTCCGGCCTTCGCGCAGGCCGACCGGGAACCGGTCAACTCGATTTCCCAGCTGATCGATCGCGTCCGCCAGGACGCGCGTGAAGCCGAAGCCGAGAACCAGCGCCGGCTTCAGGAATTCCGCGCCGACCGCGACCGCCAGGCCGCGCTTCTGGCGCAGGCGCGCAGCACGCTGGCCGCTCTCGAAGCCCAGGCCGATCAGGCCGAGGCCCAGTTCGAGGCCAACAGCGCCCGCATCGCCGAGCTCGACCAGCAGCTGCGTGAAGAGCAGGGCGCCTTCGGCGAACTGTTCGGCGCGGCGCGTCAGGCCGGTGGCGAATTCGGCGCGATCCTTCAGTCCTCGCTGATCTCCGCGCAGTATCCGGGCCGGGCCGAACCGCTGCTCGAACTCGCCGAGAGCCGCACGCTGCCCGAGCGCAACCAGCTCGACCAGATCTGGCGCACGCTCATCCAGGAAATGAACGCGCAGGCCGAGGTCGTGACCTTCCAGCGCCGCGTGCTCGGCCTCAACGAGGGCCAGCCGGTGCCGGTCACCCGCGTGGGTCCGTTCAACGCGGTCGCGGAATCCGGCGGTCCGGTCTACGTGCAATGGACCACCGAGGAATCCAACCGCGCCGCGGGCTATAACCTCACCGCGCTCGAGCAGCAGCCCCCGGGCCGCCTCATGGGCGCCGCGTCGGCGCTGCTGAACGCCGAACCGGGCGAAATCGTCGCCGGTCCGGTCGATCCCTCGCGTGGTGCGCTGCTGCGCATCTACAAGGACGTTCCCGATCTTCAGGAGCGCTTCGCTCAGGGCGGCATCGTCGCGATCATCATCGCCGTGCTGCTGGTCCTGTCCGCGGCGTTCGGTCTGTTCCGTCTCTTCTCGCTGCTGATGACCACTTCGGCCATCAACGCGCAGAAGCGCCGCTCGACTGCGTCCAAGTCCAACCCGCTGGGCCGCATCATGCTGGCTTACGAAGAGGTCAAGGACCGTCCGATCGAAACGATCGAGCTGAAGATCGACGAAGCGATCCTTCGCGAGACCCCGAAGCTCGAATTCGGTCTGAACTTCCTCAAACTCGCCGCAGGCGTCGCGCCGCTGCTGGGCCTTCTGGGCACCGTGACCGGCATGATCCGGACCTTCACCCAGATCACGCTGTTCGGCACCGGCGACCCCCGCATCATGGCGGGCGGCATCTCCGAGGCCCTGGTGACCACCGTGTCGGGCCTGATCGCGGCCATCCCGCTTCTGTTCATC carries:
- a CDS encoding MotA/TolQ/ExbB proton channel family protein — its product is MKTLIKSIAAASMAMGLVAAPAFAQADREPVNSISQLIDRVRQDAREAEAENQRRLQEFRADRDRQAALLAQARSTLAALEAQADQAEAQFEANSARIAELDQQLREEQGAFGELFGAARQAGGEFGAILQSSLISAQYPGRAEPLLELAESRTLPERNQLDQIWRTLIQEMNAQAEVVTFQRRVLGLNEGQPVPVTRVGPFNAVAESGGPVYVQWTTEESNRAAGYNLTALEQQPPGRLMGAASALLNAEPGEIVAGPVDPSRGALLRIYKDVPDLQERFAQGGIVAIIIAVLLVLSAAFGLFRLFSLLMTTSAINAQKRRSTASKSNPLGRIMLAYEEVKDRPIETIELKIDEAILRETPKLEFGLNFLKLAAGVAPLLGLLGTVTGMIRTFTQITLFGTGDPRIMAGGISEALVTTVSGLIAAIPLLFIHSFAASFARGAQQALEEQAAGIIARHAEEKSAG